A genomic stretch from Haloferax sp. Atlit-12N includes:
- the trpC gene encoding indole-3-glycerol phosphate synthase: MNASGDELAPDVRAILEAARERPGGETRVSVDARSFPEAVAETEAAGRVPVIAEVKPTSPTTEGVHEDDPVELAREMVAGGATALSVLTEPEHFGGSAESLRRIRAAVDVPVLRKDFIMNEAQLDVVESDLVLLIARFVGEDLPDLVEAARDRGFQPLVEVHTREELTAALAAGADIVGINNRDLGRLEVDLGTFEELAPEAPEDVLLVAESGVKSVEDARRMREAGADALLVGTAIMDGDVRQNTETLTTQ; this comes from the coding sequence ATGAACGCTAGTGGAGACGAATTAGCTCCCGACGTGCGCGCCATCTTGGAGGCCGCGCGGGAGCGACCCGGCGGGGAGACGCGCGTGTCGGTTGACGCGCGGTCGTTCCCCGAGGCCGTGGCCGAGACGGAGGCCGCGGGCCGGGTCCCGGTCATCGCCGAGGTGAAGCCCACGAGTCCGACGACCGAGGGCGTCCACGAGGACGACCCGGTCGAACTGGCTCGCGAGATGGTCGCCGGCGGCGCGACGGCGCTGTCGGTCCTCACAGAGCCCGAACACTTCGGCGGCTCAGCCGAGTCGCTGCGGCGTATTCGGGCGGCCGTCGACGTGCCCGTCCTCCGCAAGGACTTCATCATGAACGAGGCTCAACTGGATGTCGTGGAATCCGACCTCGTGCTCCTCATCGCGCGGTTCGTCGGCGAGGACCTCCCCGACCTCGTCGAGGCGGCCCGCGACCGCGGCTTCCAGCCGCTCGTAGAGGTCCACACGCGCGAGGAACTCACGGCGGCGCTCGCGGCCGGAGCCGACATCGTCGGCATCAACAACCGCGACCTCGGACGGCTCGAAGTCGACCTCGGCACGTTCGAGGAACTCGCGCCCGAAGCGCCCGAGGACGTGCTCCTCGTGGCCGAAAGCGGCGTGAAGTCGGTCGAAGACGCGCGGCGGATGCGCGAGGCCGGTGCCGACGCCCTCCTCGTCGGGACCGCCATCATGGACGGCGACGTACGACAGAACACGGAGACACTCACCACACAATGA
- a CDS encoding MGMT family protein has product MPVSGIYARESSTLGRPVQVGVVSGKVINVSFPDSLPADAESEHDHLDAVLAAIDRGETDLSSVPIGLTVPTDQRSVLESLRNVPQGDTVDVALLVRMSGLDPEDDDSERVVRKALAANPVPVVVPDHRVTDGPSAAPDDVVEALRKSEGI; this is encoded by the coding sequence ATGCCCGTCTCGGGAATCTACGCGCGCGAATCGTCCACGCTCGGCCGTCCGGTTCAGGTCGGCGTGGTCAGCGGAAAGGTCATCAACGTCTCGTTCCCGGACTCGCTGCCGGCGGACGCCGAGTCAGAGCACGACCACCTCGACGCCGTGTTGGCCGCCATCGACCGGGGCGAGACGGACCTCTCGTCGGTCCCAATCGGTCTGACCGTCCCGACCGACCAGCGAAGCGTGCTGGAGTCGCTTCGAAACGTCCCACAGGGCGACACCGTCGACGTGGCTCTGCTCGTCCGCATGTCCGGGCTCGACCCCGAAGACGACGACTCCGAGCGCGTCGTCCGGAAGGCGCTCGCGGCCAATCCCGTTCCGGTCGTCGTCCCCGACCACCGCGTGACAGACGGTCCGAGCGCCGCGCCAGACGACGTGGTCGAGGCGCTCCGGAAGTCGGAAGGAATCTAG
- a CDS encoding CPBP family intramembrane glutamic endopeptidase — protein MTDWAAFAGFTGLVLAVLLSLAHFSRGVPHAEGTDSDAPVAPDDDDADSNHNADSDPSQNTRVDTPDDSVSPPTEPTDSDESAAPDTISLASVSVDSTGASSRPESPTLAEGDVVDDTDPDAMAGSEPESDRATPPGVTAAPVSAVSERSASAEDLPPHLLLANVALSQAFLGGFLGLGAWYAGVPAAALGLSVANVPTQLAVGVGLGIALYGANRVGSTVSERFGIAPDEAVRESLTPRTTAGWVFLFAVALPLIAGFEELLFRGALVGAVAAGFDVSPWFLAAVSSAAFGAGHGAQGRLGIIVTGLLGFVLAAAFVLTESLLVVVVAHYLVNALEFAGHELFGW, from the coding sequence ATGACCGATTGGGCGGCGTTCGCAGGCTTCACCGGCCTCGTCCTCGCCGTCTTACTCTCTCTCGCGCACTTTTCTCGTGGCGTCCCGCACGCTGAGGGGACCGACTCCGACGCGCCCGTCGCTCCCGACGACGACGATGCCGACTCCAACCACAATGCCGACTCCGACCCCTCCCAAAACACCCGAGTCGATACGCCGGACGACTCTGTTTCGCCCCCCACCGAACCAACCGATTCCGACGAATCGGCTGCCCCCGACACCATCTCGCTGGCCTCCGTTTCGGTCGATTCGACCGGCGCGTCGTCGCGACCCGAGTCGCCGACGCTCGCCGAGGGCGACGTTGTGGACGACACCGACCCCGACGCGATGGCCGGTTCCGAACCCGAGTCCGACCGAGCGACACCGCCCGGCGTCACCGCGGCCCCCGTCTCGGCCGTCTCGGAGCGCTCGGCGTCCGCCGAGGACCTCCCGCCGCATCTCCTCCTCGCCAACGTCGCGCTCTCACAGGCGTTCCTCGGTGGCTTTCTCGGCCTCGGCGCGTGGTACGCGGGCGTGCCGGCCGCGGCGCTCGGCCTCTCCGTCGCCAACGTCCCGACGCAACTCGCCGTCGGCGTCGGACTCGGCATCGCGCTCTACGGGGCCAACCGGGTCGGTTCGACGGTCAGCGAGCGATTCGGCATCGCCCCCGACGAGGCGGTCCGCGAGTCGCTGACGCCGCGGACGACCGCGGGCTGGGTGTTCCTGTTCGCGGTCGCACTTCCACTCATCGCCGGCTTCGAGGAACTGCTGTTTCGGGGGGCGCTCGTGGGGGCGGTCGCCGCCGGCTTCGACGTGTCGCCGTGGTTCTTGGCGGCCGTGTCCTCGGCCGCCTTCGGCGCGGGTCACGGCGCACAGGGCCGACTCGGTATCATCGTCACGGGCCTCCTCGGGTTCGTCCTCGCGGCGGCGTTCGTCCTCACCGAGAGCCTGCTGGTCGTGGTCGTCGCCCACTACCTCGTGAACGCGCTGGAGTTCGCGGGCCACGAACTGTTCGGCTGGTAG
- a CDS encoding 2-amino-3,7-dideoxy-D-threo-hept-6-ulosonate synthase gives MNTDIGLSARLERISTDGRYLIVPMDHGITLGPVTGLVDIESTIDSITRGGADAVLTHKGTAPRVHPNKNGKGYIVHVNGSTVIGPDENDKRLTGTVEDALRVGADAVSFHINVGSDYEPDQMTQLADLCSRAADFGVPVLAMSYARGPGIDEQDAESLAHAVRLAEEVGADVVKTAYSGDADSFSRVVEATRLPVVIAGGSRGTDRETVEMVRGTMDAGAAGVSMGRSIFQHENPEAITRAVSAVIHDDADADTALERAGLGIEA, from the coding sequence ATGAACACAGACATCGGACTCTCCGCACGACTCGAACGCATCTCCACAGACGGGCGATACCTCATCGTCCCGATGGACCACGGCATCACCCTCGGCCCGGTCACGGGCCTCGTCGACATCGAATCCACTATCGACAGCATCACCCGCGGCGGCGCGGACGCCGTTCTCACGCACAAAGGCACCGCCCCGCGCGTCCATCCGAACAAAAACGGCAAAGGCTACATCGTCCACGTAAACGGCTCGACCGTCATCGGCCCGGACGAAAACGACAAGCGACTCACCGGTACCGTCGAAGACGCCCTCCGCGTCGGTGCCGACGCCGTCTCCTTCCACATCAACGTCGGCTCGGACTACGAGCCCGACCAGATGACCCAACTCGCCGACCTCTGTTCCCGCGCCGCCGACTTCGGCGTGCCCGTTCTCGCGATGTCCTACGCCCGCGGACCCGGCATCGACGAACAGGACGCAGAGAGCCTCGCCCACGCCGTCCGCCTCGCCGAGGAAGTCGGTGCCGACGTGGTGAAGACGGCCTACAGCGGCGACGCTGACTCCTTCAGTCGCGTCGTCGAGGCCACACGACTGCCAGTCGTCATTGCCGGCGGCAGTCGCGGCACCGACCGCGAGACGGTCGAGATGGTCCGCGGCACGATGGACGCCGGCGCGGCCGGCGTCTCGATGGGCCGTTCCATCTTCCAACACGAGAACCCCGAGGCCATCACCCGCGCCGTGAGCGCCGTCATCCACGACGACGCCGACGCCGATACGGCCCTCGAACGCGCCGGACTCGGTATCGAGGCGTAA
- the trpB gene encoding tryptophan synthase subunit beta: MSADGKFGDYGGQYVPEALMPAIEELTDAYERYVLDNEDGFMDDFRARLRDFGGRPTPLQRADRLSERYDREVYLKREDLLHGGAHKLNNALGQVLLAKYMGKERIIAETGAGQHGTATAMACAHLDMPCEIYMGERDINRQRPNVFRMKLNGSEVNPVTVGRGTLKEAISETMRDWATNVEDTHYVIGSVVGPHPFPSMVRDFQSVISEEARTQAREKLGRLPDAVVACAGGGSNTMGAFAEFVDDEETALYAVEAGGSTLEVDEEAGVAPNSASLTTGTEGILHGARTRLLQDRDGQIMESHSVSSGLDYAGVGPELAYLVDTGRVTAVNVDDDEALTAFHRLSQMEGIIPALESAHAFGYLESVVGPDAPDSEEADDLGEYVVVNVSGRGDKDLESAIEETYERDIDIAPNMDEFTGGL; encoded by the coding sequence ATGAGCGCAGACGGCAAATTCGGCGACTACGGCGGACAGTACGTTCCCGAGGCCCTCATGCCGGCCATCGAGGAACTGACCGACGCGTACGAGCGGTACGTCCTCGACAACGAGGACGGCTTCATGGACGACTTCCGCGCGCGACTGCGGGACTTCGGCGGGCGGCCGACGCCCCTCCAGCGCGCGGACCGGCTCTCCGAGCGCTACGACCGCGAGGTCTACCTCAAGCGCGAGGACCTCCTGCACGGCGGCGCGCACAAGCTCAACAACGCCCTCGGACAGGTCTTGCTGGCGAAGTACATGGGCAAAGAGCGCATCATCGCCGAGACCGGCGCGGGCCAGCACGGCACCGCCACGGCGATGGCCTGCGCCCACCTCGATATGCCCTGCGAGATTTACATGGGCGAGCGCGACATCAACCGCCAGCGCCCCAACGTCTTCCGGATGAAGCTCAACGGCTCCGAGGTCAACCCCGTCACCGTCGGCCGCGGCACGCTCAAGGAGGCCATCTCCGAGACGATGCGCGACTGGGCGACGAACGTCGAAGACACCCACTACGTCATCGGCTCCGTCGTCGGCCCGCACCCGTTCCCGAGCATGGTCCGCGACTTCCAGTCGGTCATCTCCGAGGAGGCCCGCACGCAGGCCAGAGAGAAGCTTGGACGGCTCCCGGACGCCGTCGTCGCCTGCGCGGGCGGCGGTTCGAACACGATGGGCGCGTTCGCCGAGTTCGTCGACGACGAGGAGACCGCGCTCTACGCCGTCGAGGCCGGCGGATCGACGCTCGAAGTGGACGAGGAAGCCGGCGTCGCACCCAACTCGGCGTCGCTCACGACCGGCACGGAGGGAATTCTCCACGGCGCGCGCACCCGGCTCTTGCAGGACCGCGACGGCCAGATTATGGAGTCGCACTCGGTGTCGTCGGGCCTCGACTACGCCGGCGTCGGTCCCGAACTCGCGTACCTCGTTGATACCGGTCGCGTCACCGCCGTCAACGTCGACGACGACGAGGCGCTGACCGCGTTCCACCGGCTCTCGCAGATGGAGGGCATCATCCCCGCGCTGGAGTCGGCCCACGCATTCGGCTACCTCGAATCGGTCGTCGGACCCGACGCGCCCGACTCCGAGGAAGCGGACGACCTCGGCGAGTACGTCGTGGTCAACGTCTCCGGTCGCGGCGACAAAGACCTCGAATCGGCCATCGAGGAGACCTACGAGCGCGACATCGATATCGCGCCGAACATGGACGAGTTCACGGGGGGCCTGTGA
- a CDS encoding methylated-DNA--[protein]-cysteine S-methyltransferase, with translation MRVTMWEFAVDVDERLLGCSPESLREQLAEYERGERREFDVDVRFPDSFTGDVMRVMASIPHGETRTYGEVAAELDSHAVAVGQACGRNPVPLVVPCHRVVGADSLGGFSAAGGVDLKRALLDHERGAVQTGLDAF, from the coding sequence ATGCGCGTCACGATGTGGGAGTTCGCAGTCGACGTGGACGAACGACTCCTCGGGTGTTCTCCCGAGTCGCTTCGCGAGCAACTCGCCGAGTACGAACGCGGAGAGCGCCGCGAGTTCGACGTGGACGTGCGGTTTCCCGACTCCTTTACCGGCGACGTGATGCGCGTCATGGCGTCGATTCCGCACGGCGAGACGCGGACCTACGGCGAGGTCGCAGCCGAACTCGACAGCCACGCGGTCGCCGTCGGACAGGCCTGCGGGCGGAATCCGGTCCCGCTCGTCGTCCCGTGCCACCGCGTCGTTGGCGCGGACTCCCTCGGTGGCTTCTCCGCGGCCGGCGGCGTCGACCTGAAGCGCGCACTCCTCGACCACGAGCGCGGCGCGGTCCAGACGGGGCTGGACGCGTTCTGA
- the trpA gene encoding tryptophan synthase subunit alpha, producing MSLEDAFADGPAFIPYLAAGDPDYESSLEYVEALERGGADIIELGLPFSEPIAEGPTIQNAVVRSLEGGMTPTRFFEFVEDLDVSVPLVCMTYYNLIYRYGDESEAQRASNTSGETVSNGPRPFVEKAAEVGIEGFVVPDLPAEEAGPLREACDEFGLDLVFIVAPTTRGERLDRMMEQVSGYVYVQARLGTTGAQSSVSDQTGSSLERLADYDVPKAVGFGISSGDHAERIVASGADGIIVGSALVDIVAEGHENGDDAETVADRLETLARELKDGAVAGASQRPPHPERT from the coding sequence ATGTCGCTCGAAGACGCCTTCGCCGACGGGCCGGCGTTCATCCCGTACCTCGCCGCCGGCGACCCCGACTACGAGTCCTCGCTCGAATACGTCGAGGCGCTCGAACGCGGCGGCGCGGATATCATCGAACTCGGGCTTCCGTTCTCGGAGCCCATCGCCGAGGGGCCGACCATCCAGAACGCGGTGGTTCGGTCGCTCGAAGGCGGCATGACGCCGACGCGCTTTTTCGAGTTCGTCGAGGACCTCGACGTGTCGGTGCCGCTGGTCTGTATGACCTACTACAATCTCATCTACCGCTACGGCGACGAGAGCGAGGCGCAACGCGCCTCGAACACGAGCGGTGAAACCGTGAGTAACGGTCCGCGGCCGTTCGTCGAGAAGGCGGCCGAGGTTGGAATCGAGGGCTTCGTCGTCCCCGACCTTCCGGCCGAAGAGGCCGGCCCGCTCCGCGAGGCCTGCGACGAGTTCGGCCTCGACCTCGTCTTCATCGTCGCGCCGACGACCCGCGGCGAGCGCCTCGACCGCATGATGGAACAGGTCTCGGGCTACGTCTACGTGCAGGCGCGCCTCGGCACGACGGGCGCGCAGTCGAGCGTCTCCGACCAGACCGGCTCGTCGCTCGAACGACTCGCCGACTACGACGTACCCAAGGCGGTCGGCTTCGGTATCAGCAGCGGCGACCACGCGGAGCGCATCGTCGCGAGCGGTGCTGACGGCATCATCGTCGGCAGCGCGCTCGTGGACATCGTTGCCGAAGGTCACGAAAACGGCGACGACGCCGAGACGGTCGCCGACCGCCTCGAAACGCTCGCCCGCGAGCTGAAAGACGGCGCAGTGGCTGGCGCGTCGCAACGCCCACCGCATCCGGAACGCACATAA